A portion of the uncultured Draconibacterium sp. genome contains these proteins:
- a CDS encoding sulfite exporter TauE/SafE family protein: MMLDIQLILLLLLAGSIAGFIAGLFGVGGGIIVVPVTLWVLNTQHVESEYIQHIAVGTSLSVMVFTTSMSSWGHYKQKAIEGKVFRNMAPGIVIGSFIGSMLASFIPSKGLQIVFIIFSYLISVKTLVGFKPESSWNLPRPAGIFGVGSLIGSMSSLLGIGGGVFNVPFLLACKVPIKKAVGTSSTLSWAVAVSGAASYLWSGLQVADLPPGTFGFCYLPVAITLVITTTLFAPLGVKLTHALPPKVMQIIFGLLLLVISTQILFEWVILK; this comes from the coding sequence ATGATGCTGGATATACAATTAATATTATTACTGCTATTGGCCGGAAGCATTGCCGGGTTTATAGCCGGATTATTCGGTGTTGGCGGAGGTATAATTGTTGTTCCGGTAACATTGTGGGTGCTTAATACACAGCATGTTGAGTCGGAGTATATTCAGCACATCGCTGTAGGTACATCGCTTAGTGTTATGGTTTTCACAACCTCGATGAGCTCGTGGGGTCACTACAAACAGAAGGCAATTGAAGGAAAAGTATTTCGGAACATGGCGCCGGGAATAGTTATTGGTTCGTTTATCGGGTCGATGCTTGCTAGTTTTATTCCGAGTAAAGGCCTGCAAATTGTATTTATTATTTTCTCGTATTTAATATCGGTTAAAACACTGGTAGGATTTAAACCCGAATCGTCGTGGAATTTACCTAGGCCCGCAGGAATTTTTGGCGTTGGATCGCTTATTGGAAGCATGTCGAGTTTGCTTGGAATTGGGGGTGGGGTATTTAATGTGCCGTTTTTACTGGCCTGTAAAGTTCCCATAAAAAAAGCTGTTGGCACATCATCAACTTTAAGTTGGGCTGTAGCTGTGTCGGGGGCTGCAAGTTATTTATGGTCGGGGTTGCAGGTTGCCGATTTACCGCCCGGAACATTTGGGTTTTGTTATTTACCGGTTGCAATAACCCTTGTAATTACCACAACTCTGTTTGCTCCACTGGGGGTAAAACTCACCCACGCACTACCTCCAAAGGTAATGCAAATCATATTTGGGTTATTGCTGCTTGTTATTTCTACTCAAATATTGTTTGAGTGGGTGATTTTAAAGTAA